The Streptomyces europaeiscabiei genome window below encodes:
- a CDS encoding ATP-dependent helicase: MVSSADRALDGFSPATRGWFTGAFSAPTAAQAGAWRAIGEGSDVLVVAPTGSGKTLAAFLAALDQLTSSPPPADPRKRCRVLYVSPLKALAVDVERNLRSPLTGIRQESVRLGLPEPEVKVGIRSGDTPPAERRALATRPPDILITTPESLFLMLTSATRDALTGVETVILDEVHAVAGTKRGAHLALSLERLDELLPRPARRIGLSATVRPVDEVARYLSPQRRVEIVQPPSGKEFDLSVVVPVEDLGELGGSPVAEGSEGAERPSIWPHVEERIADLVQAHRSTIVFANSRRLAERLCNRLNEIAYERATGVPLDEHHAPAELMGGSGAAQGAPPVLARAHHGSVSKEQRALVEEDLKAGRLPAVVATSSLELGIDMGAVDLVVQVESPPSVASGLQRVGRAGHQVGAVSTGVVFPKYRGDLVQSAVVTERMRSGSIESMRIPNNPLDVLAQQIVAMTSMDTWQFDDLIATVRRAAPFASLPESAFTAVLDMLAGRYPSDAFAELRPRVVWDRVAGTITGRPGAQRLAVTSGGTIPDRGLFGVFLAGSDPKKGGGRVGELDEEMVYESRVGDVFTLGTSSWRIEDITRDRVLVSPAPGVPGRLPFWKGDQLGRPLELGRAVGAFLREVGSLSQEDARLRLLAAGLDTWAADNVLSYLSEQREACGHVPDDRTIVVERFRDELGDWRVVVHSPFGAQVHAPWALALGAKLSERYGMDAQVMHADDGIVLRLPDADLMGLDLLDMEPTKAGTEYDAEQAPLGAADVAFDKGEVDQIVTDQVGGSALFASRFRECAARALLLPRRSPGKRTPLWQQRQRAAQLLQVASEFGSFPIVLEAVRECLQDVFDVPGLTELMGDIESRKVRLVEVTTPEPSPFARSLLFGYVAQFLYEGDSPLAERRAAALSLDSRLLAELLGQAELRELLDAEVLTELEREVQWLTEDRRVKDAEGVADLLRLLGPLRDAELAERGAEPQWARELAGARRAIRVRIAGTDHWAAIEDAGRLRDALGTALPVGVPEAFTEPVKDPLGDLLARYARTHGPFTSATAAARFGLGAAVTDGALHRLAANGRVVQGEFHPAGIGQEWCDAAVLRRLRRRSLAALRHELEPVPPAALAQFLPQWQHVGGGHGLRGIDGLVRAIEQVQGASVPASALEKLLLPSRVAHYNPAMLDELTATGEVVWAGAGALPGKDGWVSLYLADAAPLLLPPPHPLELTALHESVLSTLSGGYGLFFRQITDQVRATTHPDVSDPQLADAVWDLAWSGRLTNDTLTPMRSLLGSGRTAGSTAHRAKRTVPRGRYGSLTAAARPQSRTGPPTVAGRWSLLPAPEPDPTVRAHALARTLLDRHGVVTRGAVAAEGVEGGFSAVYRVLSVFEESGQARRGYVVEGLGAAQFAMDGAVDRLRAVSNARERNEPLPEAAPNGLAGGHDSTPASWDGFPDAPGPGDASDDPFAAIDVRTPAEPGSASTPVGSHGTHKAYDQGSSSAHADPYGRATRDPHRSRPTPSPRAAVLAAADPANAYGAALPWPEPPTEAGHKPGRKAGSLVVLVDGELTVYMERGGKTLLAWPADPDARPMDDPRLRPAAEALAAAARAGSLGTVTVERVNGTSALTSPHGPLLEAAGFIATPRGLRIRA, from the coding sequence ATGGTCAGCTCCGCAGATCGAGCCCTCGACGGCTTCTCCCCCGCGACCCGCGGCTGGTTCACGGGGGCCTTCTCCGCGCCCACCGCGGCCCAGGCCGGGGCGTGGCGGGCGATCGGCGAGGGCTCTGACGTGCTGGTGGTGGCCCCGACCGGCTCCGGCAAGACGCTGGCCGCGTTCCTCGCCGCGCTGGACCAGCTGACGTCGAGCCCACCCCCGGCCGACCCCCGAAAGCGCTGCCGCGTGCTGTACGTGTCACCGCTGAAGGCGCTCGCGGTGGACGTGGAGCGGAACCTGCGCAGTCCGCTGACCGGTATCCGCCAGGAGTCGGTGCGCCTGGGGCTGCCCGAGCCCGAGGTGAAGGTGGGCATCCGCTCCGGGGACACCCCGCCCGCCGAGCGCCGCGCCCTGGCCACGCGCCCGCCGGACATCCTGATCACCACCCCCGAGTCGCTGTTCCTGATGCTGACGTCGGCCACGCGCGACGCGCTCACGGGCGTGGAGACGGTGATCCTGGACGAGGTGCACGCGGTCGCGGGCACCAAGCGCGGCGCCCACCTCGCGCTCTCCCTGGAGCGGCTCGACGAGCTGCTGCCCCGGCCCGCACGCCGTATCGGCCTGTCCGCCACGGTCCGTCCCGTCGACGAGGTCGCGCGCTATCTCTCCCCGCAACGCCGGGTGGAAATCGTCCAGCCGCCGTCCGGCAAGGAGTTCGACCTGTCGGTGGTCGTGCCGGTGGAGGATCTGGGTGAGTTGGGCGGCTCCCCGGTCGCCGAGGGCAGCGAGGGCGCGGAGCGGCCGTCGATCTGGCCGCACGTCGAGGAGCGCATCGCCGACCTCGTCCAGGCCCACCGCTCCACGATCGTGTTCGCCAACTCCCGGCGTCTCGCGGAGCGGCTGTGCAACCGGCTCAACGAGATCGCGTACGAGCGGGCCACCGGTGTGCCCCTGGACGAGCACCATGCCCCGGCGGAGCTGATGGGCGGCTCGGGCGCCGCCCAGGGTGCGCCCCCGGTCCTCGCCCGGGCCCACCACGGGTCGGTCTCCAAGGAGCAGCGCGCCCTGGTCGAGGAGGATCTGAAGGCGGGCCGGCTGCCGGCCGTGGTCGCCACCTCCAGCCTCGAACTGGGCATCGACATGGGCGCGGTGGACCTCGTCGTCCAGGTGGAGTCACCTCCCTCGGTCGCCTCCGGCCTGCAGCGTGTGGGCCGCGCAGGGCATCAGGTGGGCGCGGTCTCCACGGGCGTGGTCTTCCCCAAGTACCGCGGTGACCTGGTCCAGTCGGCCGTGGTCACCGAGCGGATGCGCAGCGGCTCCATCGAGTCCATGAGGATCCCCAACAACCCCTTGGACGTGCTGGCGCAGCAGATCGTCGCCATGACCTCGATGGACACCTGGCAGTTCGACGACCTCATCGCCACCGTCCGCCGCGCCGCCCCCTTCGCCTCGCTCCCCGAGTCCGCGTTCACGGCCGTCCTCGACATGCTCGCGGGCCGCTATCCGTCCGACGCCTTCGCGGAGCTGCGCCCGCGCGTGGTGTGGGACCGGGTCGCGGGCACGATCACGGGTCGACCGGGCGCGCAGCGTCTCGCCGTCACCTCCGGGGGCACGATCCCCGATCGCGGCCTCTTCGGTGTCTTCCTCGCGGGCTCCGACCCGAAGAAGGGCGGCGGCCGGGTCGGCGAGCTCGACGAGGAGATGGTGTACGAGTCCCGGGTCGGGGACGTGTTCACCCTCGGCACCAGCTCCTGGCGCATCGAGGACATCACGCGCGACCGGGTGCTGGTCTCCCCCGCTCCGGGCGTCCCGGGCCGCCTGCCCTTCTGGAAGGGCGACCAGCTCGGCCGCCCGCTCGAACTGGGCCGCGCGGTCGGCGCGTTCCTGCGCGAGGTCGGCTCCCTGTCCCAGGAGGACGCCCGGCTGCGCCTGCTGGCCGCCGGACTCGACACCTGGGCCGCCGACAATGTCCTGTCGTACCTGTCCGAACAGCGCGAGGCCTGCGGCCACGTCCCCGACGACCGCACGATCGTCGTCGAACGCTTCCGCGACGAGCTGGGCGACTGGCGAGTCGTCGTCCACTCCCCCTTCGGCGCCCAGGTCCACGCCCCCTGGGCCCTCGCCCTCGGCGCGAAGCTTTCCGAGCGGTACGGCATGGACGCCCAGGTCATGCACGCCGACGACGGCATCGTGCTGCGCCTGCCCGACGCCGACCTGATGGGCCTGGACCTGCTCGACATGGAGCCCACGAAGGCGGGCACGGAATACGACGCCGAGCAGGCCCCTCTCGGCGCGGCGGACGTCGCCTTCGACAAGGGCGAGGTCGACCAGATCGTCACCGACCAGGTGGGCGGCTCGGCGCTGTTCGCGTCCCGCTTCCGCGAGTGTGCCGCCCGCGCGCTCCTGCTGCCCCGCCGCAGTCCGGGCAAGCGCACGCCCCTGTGGCAGCAACGCCAGCGCGCGGCCCAGCTACTGCAGGTGGCGAGCGAGTTCGGCTCGTTCCCGATCGTCCTGGAAGCGGTCCGCGAATGTCTCCAGGACGTCTTCGACGTCCCGGGTCTCACCGAACTGATGGGCGACATCGAATCCCGCAAGGTCCGCCTCGTCGAGGTCACCACGCCGGAGCCCTCCCCTTTCGCCCGCTCCCTCCTCTTCGGATACGTCGCCCAGTTCCTGTACGAGGGCGACTCGCCGCTCGCCGAGCGCCGCGCCGCCGCCCTTTCGCTGGACTCAAGGCTGCTCGCCGAGCTGCTGGGCCAGGCGGAGCTGCGCGAGCTGCTCGACGCCGAGGTGCTGACGGAGTTGGAGCGGGAAGTCCAGTGGCTCACCGAGGACCGCCGCGTCAAGGACGCCGAAGGTGTCGCGGACCTCCTCCGGCTCCTCGGCCCTCTCCGGGACGCCGAGTTGGCAGAGCGCGGTGCCGAGCCGCAGTGGGCGCGGGAGTTGGCCGGGGCCCGCCGCGCCATCCGGGTGCGGATCGCCGGCACCGACCACTGGGCGGCGATCGAGGACGCGGGCCGACTGCGCGACGCGCTCGGCACAGCCCTGCCGGTCGGTGTCCCGGAAGCCTTCACGGAGCCGGTCAAGGACCCCCTCGGCGACCTCCTGGCCCGGTACGCGCGCACGCACGGCCCGTTCACCTCGGCCACGGCCGCCGCGCGCTTCGGCCTCGGTGCAGCCGTCACGGACGGGGCACTCCACCGGCTGGCGGCGAACGGCCGCGTCGTCCAGGGTGAGTTCCACCCGGCGGGCATCGGCCAGGAGTGGTGCGACGCGGCCGTGCTGCGCCGCCTGCGCCGCCGCTCGCTGGCAGCTCTGCGACACGAGTTGGAGCCGGTGCCACCCGCCGCGCTCGCCCAGTTCCTGCCGCAGTGGCAGCACGTGGGCGGCGGTCACGGGCTGCGCGGCATCGACGGACTGGTGCGCGCGATCGAGCAGGTGCAGGGCGCCTCCGTGCCCGCCTCCGCCCTGGAGAAGCTGCTCCTGCCCTCCCGGGTCGCCCACTACAACCCCGCGATGCTCGACGAACTCACCGCGACCGGCGAGGTCGTCTGGGCGGGCGCCGGAGCCCTCCCCGGCAAGGACGGCTGGGTCTCGCTGTACCTGGCGGACGCCGCCCCGCTTCTCCTCCCACCCCCGCACCCCCTGGAGCTGACCGCGCTCCACGAGTCGGTTCTGAGCACCCTCTCCGGCGGTTACGGCCTCTTCTTCCGCCAGATCACGGATCAGGTCCGCGCGACCACCCACCCCGACGTCTCAGATCCCCAACTGGCCGACGCCGTATGGGACCTGGCCTGGTCCGGTCGCCTCACCAACGACACGCTCACCCCCATGCGTTCCCTCCTGGGTTCGGGCCGCACCGCGGGCTCCACCGCCCACCGGGCCAAGCGCACGGTCCCGCGCGGCCGGTACGGCTCCCTGACCGCGGCCGCACGCCCCCAGTCCCGTACGGGCCCACCCACGGTCGCCGGCCGCTGGTCCCTCCTGCCCGCCCCCGAGCCCGACCCCACCGTCCGCGCCCACGCCCTGGCCCGCACCCTGCTCGACCGCCACGGTGTCGTGACCCGGGGCGCCGTGGCCGCGGAGGGCGTCGAGGGCGGCTTCTCCGCCGTCTACCGCGTCCTGTCCGTCTTCGAGGAGAGCGGGCAGGCGCGCCGCGGCTACGTCGTCGAGGGCCTGGGCGCCGCCCAGTTCGCGATGGACGGGGCCGTGGACCGCCTCCGTGCGGTGTCCAACGCCCGCGAACGAAACGAGCCGCTTCCGGAGGCGGCCCCGAACGGCCTCGCCGGAGGCCACGACTCCACACCGGCTTCCTGGGACGGCTTCCCCGACGCCCCTGGCCCGGGCGATGCCTCCGACGATCCCTTTGCCGCCATCGACGTCCGCACTCCGGCCGAGCCCGGCTCCGCTTCCACCCCGGTCGGCAGCCACGGCACGCACAAGGCGTACGACCAGGGCTCCTCCTCCGCCCACGCCGACCCGTACGGCCGAGCCACCCGCGACCCGCACCGCAGCCGCCCCACTCCTTCCCCCCGAGCCGCCGTCCTGGCCGCCGCGGACCCCGCGAACGCCTACGGCGCCGCCCTCCCCTGGCCCGAGCCGCCCACCGAGGCCGGTCACAAACCGGGCCGCAAGGCGGGCTCCCTGGTCGTCCTGGTCGACGGCGAACTGACCGTCTACATGGAGCGCGGCGGCAAGACCCTCCTGGCCTGGCCCGCCGACCCGGATGCCAGACCCATGGACGACCCACGCCTCCGCCCGGCAGCCGAAGCCCTGGCCGCGGCAGCACGCGCGGGCTCACTGGGCACGGTCACGGTGGAACGCGTGAACGGCACCTCCGCCCTCACCTCCCCCCACGGCCCCCTCCTGGAAGCAGCGGGCTTCATCGCGACCCCGCGCGGCCTGCGCATCCGAGCATGA
- a CDS encoding AzlC family ABC transporter permease, protein MTEQTGLVETHDSGGAKSDGAVVRDALGVGVAVGLSGFAFGVTSAGSGLSLLQTCALSLLVFTGASQFALVGALAAGGNPFTAAAGAFFLGVRNAFYGLRLSQVLALPRVVRPFAAQWVIDETTAVTLAQPTRRAARIGFTVTGLSLYVLWNLTTLLGALGAEAIGDTDAWGLDAAGPAVFLALLAPMLKTTGERAVAGIAVVLGLGLLPVLPAGVPVLVAGVAAPVVLWAEGRRRADGRQGDGRQGEDR, encoded by the coding sequence GTGACTGAACAGACCGGTCTCGTGGAGACGCATGACAGTGGCGGAGCGAAGTCCGACGGAGCCGTCGTCCGGGACGCCCTGGGAGTCGGGGTCGCCGTCGGACTGTCCGGGTTCGCCTTCGGGGTGACCTCGGCCGGCAGTGGGCTCAGCCTGCTGCAGACCTGCGCGCTGAGCCTCCTGGTGTTCACCGGGGCCTCCCAGTTCGCCCTGGTGGGGGCGCTCGCGGCCGGCGGCAACCCGTTCACGGCGGCGGCCGGGGCTTTCTTCCTGGGTGTGCGCAACGCGTTCTACGGGCTGCGCCTCTCCCAGGTGCTGGCCCTCCCGCGCGTGGTGCGGCCGTTCGCCGCCCAGTGGGTCATCGACGAGACCACGGCCGTCACCCTCGCCCAGCCCACGCGTCGCGCCGCCCGCATCGGCTTCACCGTCACCGGGCTCAGCCTCTACGTGCTGTGGAACCTCACCACGCTGCTCGGTGCGCTCGGCGCCGAGGCCATCGGCGACACCGACGCGTGGGGGCTCGACGCGGCCGGCCCCGCCGTCTTCCTGGCACTTCTCGCGCCGATGCTGAAAACCACCGGGGAGCGGGCCGTCGCGGGCATCGCCGTCGTCCTGGGGCTCGGGCTGCTGCCCGTGCTGCCCGCCGGGGTCCCGGTCCTCGTCGCCGGGGTGGCCGCCCCGGTCGTTCTCTGGGCGGAAGGGCGCCGCAGGGCCGACGGCCGGCAAGGCGACGGCCGGCAAGGAGAGGACCGATGA
- a CDS encoding AzlD domain-containing protein, whose amino-acid sequence MNVWIAIVGTALGCYAVKLIGLLVPEGVLERPLVQRLAALLPVALLAALTAQQTFADGYDLVLDARAAGLAAAAVALLLRAPFLIVVASAVIVTAGVRAVAG is encoded by the coding sequence ATGAACGTCTGGATCGCGATCGTCGGCACCGCACTCGGCTGCTATGCCGTCAAGCTCATCGGTCTGCTGGTCCCCGAGGGAGTCCTGGAACGCCCTCTCGTCCAGCGCCTCGCCGCCCTGCTGCCCGTGGCCCTCCTCGCCGCCCTCACGGCCCAGCAGACCTTCGCGGACGGGTACGACCTGGTGCTGGACGCGAGGGCCGCGGGGCTCGCCGCAGCCGCCGTGGCACTGCTCCTGCGTGCCCCCTTCCTGATCGTCGTGGCCTCCGCGGTGATCGTGACGGCGGGGGTGCGGGCGGTTGCGGGCTGA
- a CDS encoding AraC family transcriptional regulator, producing MAGSAERARHWRYTELPGVDLLRASYVEKKFVRHTHENFVIAAIADGVDVFHHGGADQYAGPGALALVNPDTPHTGRAGGPEGWRYDAVYPSPEVVAEIAAETTTIRGTPGFVTPVLEDPYAAGLVHQVLRAVDEGNALAADTLLRVAVTRLLRLNGGPLPQRAVRTAGAPVAARARAVLEQRMADPPTLERLAADLGTSPFALLRAFRAAYGMPPHTWLTDARVRKARRLLDTGTAPAAAAVAVGFTDQPHLNRHFSRIVGVPPGAYQRERVGGLDNGCERTDGMREVEARGRRTYAGARTYKTPEAHCSYRPRCGD from the coding sequence ATGGCGGGTTCGGCGGAGCGGGCGAGGCACTGGCGGTACACGGAGCTGCCCGGCGTCGATCTGCTGCGGGCGAGCTACGTCGAGAAGAAGTTCGTGCGGCACACCCACGAGAACTTCGTGATCGCGGCCATCGCCGACGGCGTCGATGTGTTCCACCACGGGGGCGCCGACCAGTACGCGGGCCCGGGAGCCCTGGCTCTGGTCAACCCCGACACCCCGCACACCGGCCGCGCCGGTGGGCCCGAGGGCTGGCGGTACGACGCGGTCTACCCGTCACCGGAGGTGGTGGCCGAGATCGCCGCCGAGACCACCACGATCCGCGGCACCCCGGGCTTCGTGACCCCCGTGCTCGAGGATCCGTACGCGGCGGGCCTCGTCCATCAGGTGCTGCGGGCCGTCGACGAGGGCAACGCGCTGGCCGCGGACACCCTGTTGCGGGTCGCCGTGACCCGGCTGCTGCGCCTGAACGGCGGGCCGCTGCCCCAGCGTGCCGTCCGCACGGCCGGCGCGCCTGTCGCGGCACGCGCGCGTGCCGTGCTCGAGCAGCGGATGGCCGACCCGCCGACCCTGGAGCGGCTCGCCGCCGACCTCGGCACCAGTCCCTTCGCGCTCCTGCGGGCCTTCCGTGCGGCCTACGGCATGCCGCCGCACACCTGGCTGACCGACGCCCGCGTCCGCAAGGCCCGCCGCCTGCTCGACACGGGCACGGCTCCCGCCGCGGCCGCCGTCGCCGTCGGCTTCACGGACCAGCCTCATCTCAACCGCCACTTCAGCCGGATCGTGGGCGTGCCTCCGGGCGCGTACCAGCGGGAACGTGTGGGCGGTCTCGACAACGGGTGCGAGCGCACGGACGGCATGCGCGAGGTCGAGGCACGCGGGCGCAGGACATACGCGGGCGCAAGAACGTACAAGACCCCTGAGGCTCACTGCTCGTACCGTCCGAGGTGTGGTGACTGA
- a CDS encoding DUF3046 domain-containing protein: protein MRLTVFWQRMAEHFGEGYADTFARDHVMSDLGGRTVHEALDAGWEAKEVWRVVCATMGVPVENR, encoded by the coding sequence ATGCGGTTGACGGTCTTCTGGCAGCGGATGGCGGAGCACTTCGGTGAGGGGTACGCCGACACCTTCGCGCGCGATCATGTGATGTCCGACCTCGGCGGACGCACGGTGCACGAGGCGCTGGACGCCGGCTGGGAGGCCAAGGAGGTGTGGCGCGTGGTGTGCGCGACCATGGGCGTTCCGGTCGAAAACCGCTGA